The following nucleotide sequence is from Plasmodium sp. gorilla clade G2 genome assembly, chromosome: 11.
aaatatataaaatatataaaacatttataCATAACTTTTCTTAACacacaaaaaacaaaaataaaaaaaaaaaaaagggaaaaataCATGACCTTATATTTtgtgcaaaaaaaaaaaaaaaaaaaaaaaaaaacacaaatataaaagaaatataataataaaaacacaCACGTTGATTGTAttagcaaaaaaaaaaaaaaaaaaaaagtaacttaagaaaaaatatatataatattatatatatatatatatatatatatatatatccaagttagaaatgtattaaaacacacttttaatatataaacataatatttatatattattcgtTTTTATTCTATTCAAACATTATATGactaattttttattcttatatataaaataatattacatatatattttcataatatttcaattaaaattatacatataatgaaaaaatatatatatatatatatatatatatataatataatagttATATAAGTAAATTGTGtttggtatatatatacatatatatttatatataatagcaagcaatttgaaaatatatatgaataaaaattaaagaacttaaaaaaataagaaaaaaaaaaaattaaaataaaagtagtaatatgaatgaaaaaaatagtaaCATACAACGAGcccttaatattatataagaaaagaaaaaaaaaaatgaaaaagaaattattgtACTTAAgattataatatcatatataaatatatatcatataacaATTTATTTAGTTCAATATCCCTCTTGCTTTAttgtgttatatatatatatatatatgaatatccatttatacatataacataatattataacattttaatatatatttttcttagtGATTATTATCATTGTGTATGCGTATCctctataattttatatatagtgTTCACATGCAttgaaataattaatattttacattttatatatattaaaaaaaaaatgtggtcaaaaagaaaaaaaaaataagcaaatgtaaaatatatatatatatatatatatccatatacatatgaaattataatttttgccttattttaaaaaaaattaagaaaaatagAAATTTTTTCTATTCCTTACATGATGTTTTTTAGCTGTAAAAAAAAcatcataataaatatataattattcacatatatgtatatatatatatatattatatatatataatatattttaaataaataaaaatatattaattatatatatatatatatatatatatatatattataataatgtactatttttatttatttaaaaaaagtgtACTAGAAAAATTAAGCAGATAAAATAGTATGTacattataagaatatatatatttaaaagaaatatttatgtgtagtaaaagatgaataataattttaatataaatatacaaatggaTGAAGAATCTGTTAAGAAATATGAATCAGaagtaaataattattttgcaAAATTATACACAGGGGATATTACAATAAATACTATGCTAGATATATTAAAGGGGTTATCTAATTCCCCTAAAGgatcaaaaaataatgatgtgTATAAATGTATGTTATTAgtattatttaatgaatGTAAATTTTTTCCAAAATATCCACCTGAAGAATTAGATATAACAGCTAAATTATTTggaaaattaattaaaaataatttattaatggATTATGGAAATGCATTAAATATTGCTTTGATGTGTATATTAGAAGCTAttagaaaagaaaatgatataaaaatgtttaacTTTGGTATAACTGCATTAGAACAATTTgaagaatatttattatgttatccaagttttttatcatcattattaacaatgaataatttaagaaaatataatccTCAATATGTTACACattataatgatttattaaGCTTACTTCCAGAACATATAAGATCCATGCCATATATTGAACCttctattataataaaaataaaacaactTTATTCTatgaatacaaataaaataaacccTACTATAAATAATGTTCAATTTGTAAATGACGACCACAACAATTTTATTTCACTCAACagaaataataacaacatcaacaatattaataactaccataataataatataagtgaAAACATTAAAATTGGTCTCCACATAGATAGatcaaattataataatgaaaatatagcctttataaatgataatacaaataatatcaacaataataataataatattaataatgatatatataataacaatattaatGGATATGATATTAATCATGATAATATCAACAATCGCAATAATTCCATAAGTGTTGTGAACGTTCTCAATGGCAtcctaaataataataataataataataacataaacaatgataatttattatcaagtattaataatatcgTACCCAATTATCAACAACAAGTACCAAACTTCTCacaacatattaataatgatatctCCTCAAATATTAacgataatattattttaaaaaataaaaacatgaacaataatataaatagtaatGTTTTTAATACAAACAATTTTCCCATAactaacaaaaataatattagttataataataataatatttccaATATactaaataatgaaaattcaaataacaatattaataataatgaaaatcaattatatttaaacagACCTTACTTAAATTCAACAAAAGATCTCATAcatcaatataataaaaatataaacacattAGGAActaataacaatattaagAGAGATATAAATTCAAAACTTACACATGCAtttaatcaaaataatttagAAAGTAATATATCAAACATAATAGATAATTCGATAAACATGGGTATAAAGGAACATACCAAGAATATGTTAGATCACAAAAGGgatcatatgaataatatgaataatatgaataatatgaataatatgaataatatgaataatatgaacaatatgaataatatgaataatatgaataatatgaacaatatgaataatatgaataatatgaacaatgtgaataatgtgaataatttaaatatccaaaataataataataataataactacAATTTAATTAAGGCAAAAGAACAATCATCTGATATTATAGAAATTTTCTATGAtcaaattcaaaaaaaattaccaAATCATCTAAAcgcaaataatataaacggCTTCGGCTTAGGACAAATAGAATGCTTAATGGATGCCACGGAACTTaccaaaaatattattcttcCCTCATCAATTATTATAGGAGAAGTTTTCAGTATTTTTAACACATTGTGCCTATTTAATAtagatgaaaaaataaaaattttaaaagattTTATGCAACCTGATTATTTTAATTGGTTAGCATTTTATATCGTAAAATCCAGAGCTTCTAAAGAAGTAAATTTACACAACGTATTTTTAGAATTTATTGATAAATTAAGCTATCCATTATTTATAGATACAATTATTAGTATGACCTATGATTGTatacttatattatttaaatatataaacgaACTAAAAGAAGTCAGTGCTTTCAGAactgttttaaaaaatttaggTTCATGGTTAGGATTCATAACCTTAGGAAGAAATAGACCACTgaaatcaaaaatattagATTTAAAAGTAGTTCTATTTGAAGCATATGATAAAGGTTGTTTAGTTTGTATATTACCTATGGTATGTAAAATTTTAGAATCtataaaattatcaaaaaattttaaaccTCCAAATCCTTGGACTACTGCTATGTTATGTTTATTAACAGAAATTCATGAGCTTCCAAATGTCAAAACATACATCATATTTGAAGTTGAggtattatttaaaaatctATCTCTAAATATTCAGGAATTCCAAAATAAAACTGTATTGCTTAGTAAAAGGATGCCTCCACAGAATAAAAAAAGCGATTTTGTTATGGCAAAAAATAATAGGAATAATAGAAATAtcataacaaataataacaccaacaacaataataataataacaacaataataacaacaataataacaacaataataataataataatatgaatggtttaaattttatttctaGTACTAATAATCTTAACCTACCtgtagatataaaaaatatatatatgaaagaaaatatatcaaatgttaataatatatttaacataAATAATTCTATTAACGATAATACCCAATTAGAGGAATTACAAAACATACCACAAAAcatattatcaaataatagAATAAATACTGAAATAGATACTTATTTTAATACAAATGAACAACCAACCTTAAATACTATAGAATCTAATTGGAACCcaaatgaaattaataagAAAATTGATCCTCTAAGGAATGACTCTAGTTTAGTTTCTTCCTTTAATCCTCCAGATTTAAAAATGATTAATTCAAATGCACcacaaaaattaatatacaaTCAAAATAGAAATCATTATACTATTAACAATGATCAACACATATCAAATGTAAAttctaatataaatacaacttccaatataaataatgatatatgtgatcttaacaaaaataataataatagtaataataataaatttattcaaAGTTTAAGTAATGCAGTAATTATATCTCCATCTATTGCATTATTTCAAATACAACCAGCCTTAAAACGAGTAGTCCCACTAGCTGTTGATAAAGCAATTAGAGAAATAATATCTTCCATATTAGAAAGATCAGTATCCATTTGCTGTGTGACTACTAGAGAAATCATATGTAAAGATTTTTGTTTAGAaacaaatgaatatttaataCGTAAAGCAGCTCATATTATGGTTGCATCTTTGGCCAGCTCTTTAGCATTAGCTACATGCAAAGAACCATTACGTATATCACTAACACAACATTTAAGACAATTGTTACAACCAACTAGCACAAAGGATTGTAATGATCAAGTACTCATAGAACAGGTCGTTCAAATATTATGTGCAGATAATTTAGAATTAGGTTGTAATTTAATTGAACAGGCTGTTATTGAAAAAGCTATAAAAGATATTAACGAAGCATTAGAACCATTATTTTTAACCAAAGAAATAGCTAGAGAAAGTGATATCTCTCTTAGAGAATCAAGTCATCttaataaatcaaaaaaaatgcaGTTAGAATTCtcacatattttaaatttagaAAATCCAATAACAAGtaaacatttaaatatatataccaattttataaatatatctccCCTAAAAAAGTTGGAAGCAGCTGTTAAAGCATTaacattaatttataaaaatatgaatgatgTTAAAGATTCAAATAAACCATCTCTtccatacatatataatacaaatataatgcaaaataatgaagaaatcAATAATTATTCAAAACCAAATACAATGACACATGCATCAAGCAGAaacgaaaaaatatatatatcaaaagatgatataaagataaataaaaacataaatttagaaaagtataatataaataataaatcaaaaaatgAACATCTTAGTGCAAATATACAAAAcaatgataaagaaaattataatgaacaaaatgatttatcaaataatattacattagAAGTCAATTTACAATTACAtaaagttttaaaaaaattggaACTAGCCACAGGACAATTAAAAGAAGCtattaatgatattattaatttacctcctatattatttaatgtcaataaagaaataaatatatgtaatattaataaaatgaatttatatCTATTATATAGTCTATCTGTAGATGGAAATATTTTCAATCTAATAAAGTCTATACCAGAAATAGCTTcattaacaaaaaataaaaatgaaactataatttcatatacaaataaaatatatacctttCTTTTAGAAATAACATCACCAAACGAACAAACAGAAGTAAATATTAAATCAATTAATGTTACAGGTATATACTTAGAAGtctttttatgtatattagaaaaattaaaatataaatgtccTTTATTAAAGGATCATATAacgaatataataatgttcaacagaaaaaaatatgaaaatgtatcaaacaacaacaacaataataataataataataataatgtaaacaATCCAAACAGTCAAATATCAGATATTTGTGTAAATGCAGAAGAACATAAcgataaaattaatttagaaaataaaaacaaagatATAAATACAGATAATTTTCCAAATGATCAAgatcaatatataaatatgtataaatataatataaatgttacTGCAGGTTTAATAAGATACAATTTAGttgatatagaaaaatataaaaaatatttagaaaaagaacttattaataataaagaagattatattaacatattagaatttattatattacttctcaaaaatattttaatagattttcatatatatagatatagtgattttcaaaatttattttctttaataaacaaatttaaaacagaagggaagaaaaaaaaaaatttaattcaaaataaaaatatttatgtacacGGTTGGggaaatgtaaatataaaagaagcaATTGATAAGTTAAATGTAGAATCTCAAAAAAtcaaagaaaataaagaaactGTCTATTTTTCAGATGTAATGCAATTTTGTgtagaatattttaata
It contains:
- a CDS encoding CCR4-NOT transcription complex subunit 1, putative, translating into MNNNFNINIQMDEESVKKYESEVNNYFAKLYTGDITINTMLDILKGLSNSPKGSKNNDVYKCMLLVLFNECKFFPKYPPEELDITAKLFGKLIKNNLLMDYGNALNIALMCILEAIRKENDIKMFNFGITALEQFEEYLLCYPSFLSSLLTMNNLRKYNPQYVTHYNDLLSLLPEHIRSMPYIEPSIIIKIKQLYSMNTNKINPTINNVQFVNDDHNNFISLNRNNNNINNINNYHNNNISENIKIGLHIDRSNYNNENIAFINDNTNNINNNNNNINNDIYNNNINGYDINHDNINNRNNSISVVNVLNGILNNNNNNNNINNDNLLSSINNIVPNYQQQVPNFSQHINNDISSNINDNIILKNKNMNNNINSNVFNTNNFPITNKNNISYNNNNISNILNNENSNNNINNNENQLYLNRPYLNSTKDLIHQYNKNINTLGTNNNIKRDINSKLTHAFNQNNLESNISNIIDNSINMGIKEHTKNMLDHKRDHMNNMNNMNNMNNMNNMNNMNNMNNMNNMNNMNNMNNMNNMNNVNNVNNLNIQNNNNNNNYNLIKAKEQSSDIIEIFYDQIQKKLPNHLNANNINGFGLGQIECLMDATELTKNIILPSSIIIGEVFSIFNTLCLFNIDEKIKILKDFMQPDYFNWLAFYIVKSRASKEVNLHNVFLEFIDKLSYPLFIDTIISMTYDCILILFKYINELKEVSAFRTVLKNLGSWLGFITLGRNRPLKSKILDLKVVLFEAYDKGCLVCILPMVCKILESIKLSKNFKPPNPWTTAMLCLLTEIHELPNVKTYIIFEVEVLFKNLSLNIQEFQNKTVLLSKRMPPQNKKSDFVMAKNNRNNRNIITNNNTNNNNNNNNNNNNNNNNNNNNNNMNGLNFISSTNNLNLPVDIKNIYMKENISNVNNIFNINNSINDNTQLEELQNIPQNILSNNRINTEIDTYFNTNEQPTLNTIESNWNPNEINKKIDPLRNDSSLVSSFNPPDLKMINSNAPQKLIYNQNRNHYTINNDQHISNVNSNINTTSNINNDICDLNKNNNNSNNNKFIQSLSNAVIISPSIALFQIQPALKRVVPLAVDKAIREIISSILERSVSICCVTTREIICKDFCLETNEYLIRKAAHIMVASLASSLALATCKEPLRISLTQHLRQLLQPTSTKDCNDQVLIEQVVQILCADNLELGCNLIEQAVIEKAIKDINEALEPLFLTKEIARESDISLRESSHLNKSKKMQLEFSHILNLENPITSKHLNIYTNFINISPLKKLEAAVKALTLIYKNMNDVKDSNKPSLPYIYNTNIMQNNEEINNYSKPNTMTHASSRNEKIYISKDDIKINKNINLEKYNINNKSKNEHLSANIQNNDKENYNEQNDLSNNITLEVNLQLHKVLKKLELATGQLKEAINDIINLPPILFNVNKEINICNINKMNLYLLYSLSVDGNIFNLIKSIPEIASLTKNKNETIISYTNKIYTFLLEITSPNEQTEVNIKSINVTGIYLEVFLCILEKLKYKCPLLKDHITNIIMFNRKKYENVSNNNNNNNNNNNNVNNPNSQISDICVNAEEHNDKINLENKNKDINTDNFPNDQDQYINMYKYNINVTAGLIRYNLVDIEKYKKYLEKELINNKEDYINILEFIILLLKNILIDFHIYRYSDFQNLFSLINKFKTEGKKKKNLIQNKNIYVHGWGNVNIKEAIDKLNVESQKIKENKETVYFSDVMQFCVEYFNMEQEEDEKEPEQENQNEMNQKEKKSEQIIKSKGEEIKNNEKINNEENQSSKKKDDLTKANGDDIKNDENKIHIDNNSEIKQTNEEKVETKKKKKEKQKKAKSLLQSNDNINNLENKQNQENIINESINNNKKEDIDITKSLDNHSENLKRECIDILVNTNKDQHCDMASQESNELNNNSGIKKKNNKKNAKKNKKLNEESKEKIDEQIKKEQIDEQQTKEQIDEHQTKEQIDEQQTKEQIHEQIDEQIDEQIDEQIHEQKNNKLMKESLINKNDKNHLKDQCSNNEDKPDNMKYTQYKKKYLKILMNPKHLTTLTQIIDFCLNTNWNIIQIKNKSKIFKDKGVGGLRVVPRPQQVTNEHEEIISLAFNQWVKLTSLNNLDNPNESYMKFFQTISNQGLLKIDSNIDNFFTVCIYKALEGACTILNIYQEQKEEGTQYGSANMDLNKKNNINKSLDEMHNNMNILNDKQTTEFMNNNNGNATEQFSVNKDNTINNESNKNNNNSKKGKSNKTDEADINSLKSEQEKKDTEDANNTSEKKKDKKKKKDKKNNHDINNNSKNETCIEKTHTVEEKTNDTNNEFNKNKDIYITNNEETYFDDTYSDISSCYLTFYSNISNKSEHILDEEEYTDCIRNNENTTKDFNYKKDEILKNLTSAINQSIGINIDDMQNKVQSNVINGINLDNKLNDIYEIDVDKKIDHLYKSENFNMGDIKYEDMIIGVYEKMEQNKIKNEIINKNNSKNNDDNNNKNDDYNIDPKSHPQNEKKNNIYNVNTNTIDNENSNLLNHSNIKNQFNNNLNKNIINKTNLYTYDSNDKNLSDLERNILLNDSLDTTSIDALAKMIICMMRLINIQHISPFVLFQKVMNIFCRIIVYESRKNKSNFNQRPYYRLLLSILIEINKYEKSFEDLYNKFILAIGYYLCILNPIRVPAFVFAWLELINHKLFLPEILKSSKGWYIYNKLLIYLLEFLYIFLKNNYLTDSITILYRATLRTFLILLHDFPEFLCVYNFSLCNVIPLNCIQLRNLILSAFPRHSKLPHPFNPNLKIDELPEIKIAPVILNNFTFILIDYNIKKDINNYFLKRDLIYLQKIHKKLIIKNKMKALYLKTKYNVSLINAVVLYIGMSLPSSILIFHNTSQSHPAIEVLLYLTYKFDMEGRQYLFSSITNHLRYPNSHTHYFSCLLLWIFKVSNTEIIKEQITGILIERLIVHRPHPWGLLITFIELIRNPIFKFWQCAFVSVVPEIENMFQSIAHSCLINQMEQYQNVENIELDNSTNNNNNNNSVNENNKMNVIDNININIYSNNNNNNSNNSSNHINHYNILNNSNVAHHLKNMNHSNMVNLKNINIQNNYRNNDINSTNKNNTNHINLDNINYNNYSISTQNMINNIKNFNNLNINNISSNNMNNINNIDNTITKANINNYFIKNNIPSNISNHVSFNAQNNMNMNKQNPLNEPNNNKEFSNINQNIIHNFNIYSHPTQTSETNIMDPLIFNINDNKSKNIPIEKDAYMKEIKRNIQNNNFINHENNNTNTFHNNMVDHNVKNFLNPKKKI